A genomic segment from Truepera sp. encodes:
- a CDS encoding DUF3341 domain-containing protein, which produces MSSVTLGRKAAAPNLYGLVAQFDSPEAIKAAAARVRDAGYTKIDAYTPFPVDDLDLDLGMKPTRLGWAVLIMGISGGLFGFWMQWFANTNYYALNIGGKPFNSWPNWIVIMYECTILFAGLTAGILMIIRNGLPRPYHSIFNTPGFENAMRDRFFLCVEARDPKFDLAATRAFLEGLEPMVVSEVEK; this is translated from the coding sequence ATGAGCAGCGTTACACTCGGCCGCAAAGCGGCTGCGCCCAACCTGTACGGCCTGGTGGCGCAATTCGACAGTCCGGAGGCCATCAAGGCCGCGGCGGCGCGCGTCCGCGACGCCGGCTATACCAAGATCGACGCCTACACTCCCTTCCCCGTCGACGACCTCGACCTCGACCTGGGCATGAAACCCACGCGCCTCGGTTGGGCGGTGCTCATCATGGGCATCAGCGGCGGCCTGTTCGGGTTCTGGATGCAGTGGTTCGCCAACACCAACTACTACGCCCTCAACATCGGCGGCAAGCCGTTCAACAGCTGGCCCAACTGGATCGTCATCATGTACGAGTGCACCATCTTGTTCGCGGGCCTTACGGCGGGCATCCTCATGATCATCCGCAACGGCCTCCCGCGCCCGTACCACTCGATCTTCAACACCCCGGGCTTCGAGAACGCCATGCGCGACCGCTTCTTCTTGTGCGTCGAGGCGCGCGACCCGAAGTTCGACCTCGCCGCCACGCGCGCGTTCCTCGAGGGGCTCGAGCCGATGGTCGTCTCGGAGGTGGAGAAGTGA
- a CDS encoding cytochrome c translates to MRGFARPRLLLAFAVLGSLLLSGCGRTMWDQPKAKAFQASPFFADGSAMRPIPPGTVSREFGALEPAYLTGMGPSGFLAELPVELTSDLMLRGQERFDIYCSPCHNYNADGMGATVLKGFPQPPDFTTTQRLLDAPVGYFFNAMTNGFGRMYSYAARVPVADRWAIAAYVKALQLSQNASIADVPAGVELTKASTESNP, encoded by the coding sequence GTGAGGGGGTTCGCCCGTCCACGCCTGCTCTTGGCGTTCGCGGTCCTGGGCTCGCTACTCCTTAGCGGCTGCGGCCGCACCATGTGGGACCAGCCCAAGGCGAAGGCGTTCCAGGCGTCGCCGTTCTTCGCCGACGGCTCCGCCATGCGGCCGATCCCCCCCGGCACGGTGTCGCGTGAGTTCGGCGCCCTCGAGCCCGCCTACCTGACCGGCATGGGGCCGAGCGGGTTCTTGGCCGAGCTGCCTGTCGAGCTCACCAGCGACCTGATGCTCCGCGGGCAGGAACGTTTCGACATCTACTGCTCCCCGTGCCACAACTACAACGCCGACGGCATGGGTGCGACGGTCCTCAAGGGCTTCCCGCAACCGCCCGACTTCACCACGACGCAGCGCCTCCTCGACGCGCCCGTCGGTTACTTCTTCAACGCCATGACGAACGGCTTCGGCCGCATGTACAGCTACGCCGCGCGTGTGCCCGTGGCCGACCGCTGGGCCATCGCGGCGTACGTCAAGGCCCTGCAGCTGAGCCAGAACGCCAGCATCGCCGACGTACCGGCGGGCGTCGAGCTGACCAAGGCAAGCACGGAGTCGAACCCATGA
- a CDS encoding amidohydrolase: MPVADTILYGSVITMDRSRPRASGVALAGDRIVAVGDMEELHEVAGKETRVVDFGSACIMPGFHDAHVHLTWHGLELADLDLRPAGSLEEACELLRDRAAATPEGDWLTAAGFALQRWNLATIDRPEADALERAALGRKVLIHSQDHHSAWASRAALAAAGITGATPTAEGAVVVLARDGEPSGLLLESAVDMVADVVPTPGRDDLRRALERAGDHLAALGVTTVHHMAAEGPDLWRQLALTASDDAYPLRVWACIPHADIEAAAAIGVATNQGGRNFRVGGAKFFADGALGSRTAWMLEPYAGTTDAGMAMDGPDVLRERVPLALEAGLTPVVHAIGDAATRAALDAFEATREQWRGLGLRPRLEHAQHMHPADVARAGRLGVVASMQPIHLTFDIASIDNLLADRKDRAYAIRSLAAAGAVLAFGSDTPVAPPDVFEGLRAACRRSDGHGRRLNASEALSPDAALAAYTTGAAYAIQAEGHSGMLKPGFDADIVVLNHDPLVSLDGLAVVATMKGGAFTFGPG, encoded by the coding sequence ATGCCCGTAGCCGACACCATCCTCTACGGTTCCGTGATCACCATGGACCGGTCGCGGCCCCGCGCCTCCGGCGTTGCGCTCGCGGGCGATAGGATCGTCGCAGTTGGCGACATGGAGGAGCTGCACGAGGTGGCGGGTAAGGAAACCCGAGTCGTAGACTTCGGCTCTGCCTGCATCATGCCCGGCTTTCACGACGCGCACGTGCACCTCACCTGGCACGGGCTCGAACTGGCGGACCTCGACCTGCGCCCCGCCGGGAGCCTGGAGGAGGCCTGCGAGCTGTTGCGCGACCGGGCCGCCGCGACCCCGGAAGGCGACTGGCTCACGGCGGCGGGCTTCGCCTTGCAACGGTGGAACCTCGCAACCATCGACCGGCCCGAGGCCGACGCCCTTGAGCGGGCAGCGCTGGGTCGCAAGGTGCTCATCCACAGCCAAGACCACCACTCGGCCTGGGCCAGCCGCGCGGCCCTGGCCGCCGCGGGGATCACGGGCGCCACGCCGACGGCGGAGGGCGCGGTCGTCGTCCTCGCGCGAGACGGTGAGCCCAGCGGCCTCCTGCTGGAGAGCGCCGTGGACATGGTGGCCGACGTCGTTCCCACCCCTGGCCGCGACGACCTGCGCAGGGCGCTGGAGCGTGCCGGCGATCACCTGGCAGCGTTGGGCGTCACCACCGTGCACCACATGGCGGCCGAGGGGCCGGACCTGTGGCGCCAGCTGGCGCTGACCGCCAGCGACGACGCCTATCCGTTGCGAGTGTGGGCCTGCATCCCGCACGCGGATATCGAGGCCGCCGCCGCCATCGGCGTCGCCACCAACCAGGGCGGCCGCAACTTCCGCGTGGGCGGCGCCAAGTTCTTCGCCGACGGTGCGCTCGGCAGCCGCACGGCCTGGATGCTCGAGCCGTACGCCGGGACCACCGATGCGGGCATGGCGATGGACGGCCCCGACGTCTTACGCGAGCGCGTGCCGCTGGCGCTCGAGGCGGGGCTCACTCCCGTGGTCCACGCCATCGGCGACGCGGCCACGCGCGCAGCGTTGGACGCCTTCGAGGCCACTCGCGAGCAGTGGCGGGGGCTCGGCCTACGGCCGCGCCTCGAGCACGCACAGCACATGCACCCGGCCGACGTGGCGAGGGCCGGGCGCCTCGGGGTAGTGGCGTCCATGCAGCCGATACACCTGACGTTCGACATCGCGTCCATCGACAACCTGTTGGCGGACCGGAAGGACCGGGCGTACGCCATCCGGTCGCTGGCGGCGGCGGGGGCGGTCCTCGCGTTCGGTTCCGACACGCCCGTGGCCCCACCCGACGTGTTCGAGGGTCTTCGCGCCGCTTGCCGGCGTTCCGACGGCCACGGGCGTCGCCTCAACGCTTCCGAAGCTCTGTCGCCCGACGCGGCACTGGCCGCCTACACGACGGGCGCCGCCTACGCCATCCAGGCCGAGGGACACTCGGGCATGCTGAAGCCCGGTTTCGACGCCGACATCGTCGTGCTGAACCACGACCCGCTGGTGTCTCTCGACGGCCTCGCCGTCGTAGCCACGATGAAGGGCGGGGCGTTCACCTTCGGACCCGGCTGA
- the nrfD gene encoding NrfD/PsrC family molybdoenzyme membrane anchor subunit: protein MAVTAGKPKAPFRETNRVIRPGETYGGIDDAVLSPVLGTVERTPTWWWIGFGISSAVLVMYLVSVVKLITTGIGIFGNNIPVAWGMPIINFVWWIGIGHAGTLISAALLLFRQPWRTTVNRFAEAMTIFAVVCAGLYPILHLGRPWVFYWLVPYPNTMGLWPQFRSPLDWDFFAIGTYFTISVVFWFIGLIPDLATLRDRSKTKFQQLLYGVLSLGWNGSTKAWQRYQRAYLLLAALSFPLVLSVHSTIAMDFAVAQLPGWNNTIMPPYFVAGAVFAGFAMVLILAVPLRKAFKLEHLITLRHLDNAAKLMLTTGMIVVYGYFIEIFSSFYSGVEFEKYMSWNRIFGDHAIFFWALIFCNFVAIQPIWFRRVRQSPWALFLIAIIVSVGMWLERFVIFVVSLTKDFLLSSWADYISTFWDWSLFIGSLGLFSTLFFLFIRLLPSIATAETKETAHHDQHHGSDVFERARMEYFHAEEPA, encoded by the coding sequence ATGGCAGTAACCGCCGGCAAGCCCAAGGCGCCATTCCGCGAGACGAACCGCGTCATCCGGCCGGGTGAGACCTACGGCGGCATCGACGACGCAGTACTCTCCCCCGTCCTGGGCACGGTCGAAAGGACGCCCACCTGGTGGTGGATAGGGTTCGGCATCTCGTCCGCCGTCCTCGTCATGTACCTGGTGTCGGTCGTCAAGCTCATCACCACGGGCATCGGGATCTTCGGCAACAACATCCCGGTCGCGTGGGGCATGCCCATCATCAACTTCGTGTGGTGGATCGGCATCGGCCACGCCGGGACCCTGATCTCGGCGGCGCTGCTCCTCTTCCGCCAGCCCTGGCGGACGACGGTCAACCGCTTCGCCGAGGCCATGACGATCTTCGCGGTCGTGTGCGCCGGGCTCTACCCCATCTTGCACCTGGGCCGCCCTTGGGTCTTCTACTGGCTCGTGCCCTACCCGAACACCATGGGCCTGTGGCCACAGTTCCGCAGCCCGCTCGACTGGGACTTCTTCGCGATCGGCACCTACTTCACCATCTCGGTGGTGTTCTGGTTCATCGGCCTGATCCCCGACCTCGCGACGCTGCGCGATCGCTCCAAGACCAAGTTCCAACAGCTCCTGTACGGCGTGCTCAGCCTCGGTTGGAACGGCTCCACCAAGGCCTGGCAGCGCTACCAGCGCGCTTACCTCCTGCTGGCCGCCCTGAGCTTCCCGCTCGTGCTCAGCGTTCACAGCACGATCGCGATGGACTTCGCCGTGGCGCAGCTGCCCGGCTGGAACAACACGATCATGCCGCCCTACTTCGTCGCCGGCGCGGTGTTCGCGGGCTTCGCGATGGTGCTGATCCTGGCGGTGCCGCTCAGGAAGGCGTTCAAGCTCGAGCACCTGATCACCCTGCGCCACCTCGACAACGCCGCCAAGCTCATGCTGACGACCGGCATGATAGTCGTGTACGGCTACTTCATCGAGATCTTCAGCTCCTTCTACTCGGGCGTCGAGTTCGAGAAGTACATGAGCTGGAACCGCATCTTCGGCGATCACGCCATCTTCTTCTGGGCGCTCATCTTCTGCAACTTCGTGGCCATCCAACCGATCTGGTTCCGTCGGGTCCGGCAGAGTCCGTGGGCGCTCTTCCTCATCGCTATCATCGTCAGCGTGGGCATGTGGCTCGAGCGCTTCGTGATCTTCGTCGTGTCACTGACCAAGGACTTCCTGCTCTCCTCGTGGGCCGACTACATCTCCACCTTCTGGGACTGGTCCTTGTTCATCGGTAGCCTGGGTCTGTTCTCTACCCTGTTCTTCCTCTTCATCCGCTTGTTGCCGTCGATAGCAACCGCCGAGACCAAGGAGACCGCCCACCACGACCAACACCATGGCAGCGACGTCTTCGAGCGCGCGCGCATGGAGTACTTCCACGCCGAGGAGCCGGCATGA
- a CDS encoding DNA topoisomerase subunit B, with the protein MNQHEHQGNGYTAENIKVLRGLEGVRKRPAMYVQGGTGIDGYHQLLTEIIDNAIDETLAGYADTVEVTLNPDGSASVADNGRGIPVDIMEREGRPAIEVIFTELHAGGKFDDGAYKVSGGLHGVGSSVVNALSNWFVAEVWRDGKHYRIGFENGAVVEPLHVVGKAARGQEGSKVTFHPDAHVFKDVEGFDYSRVRRRLRELSYLTGGVKIVLSDLRGATPKTETFHEEGGVGAYAAFLAREGTALYDKPVVLKGTASVPTESGTHDVEVDVGLTHTTGYGQTVLTYANMITNRDGGTHLTGFKSAYTRVLNNYARNKNLIKKGDTQPTGDDFLEGIACVISVKLPEPQFESQAKVKLLNAEAQTAVNSVVYEKLSDALEENPKTARAIIEKAAQAARAREAARKARDLVRRANPLDNDDLPGKLADCQSSDPAVSEIYIVEGDSAGGTAKQGRERRFQAILPLRGKILNVEKANLAKILKNAEIRAMIAAIGAGVEGTGDDTHFNIEDVRYHRIIIMTDADVDGSHIRTLLLTFFYRYMRPLIDAGYLYIAQPPLYGLRFPRQKELQYVYDEAALAELQRKNKDRKFEIQRFKGLGEMNAEQLWETTMNPETRILKRVTIDDVLEASETFEILMGTEVPPRREFIETHAHLAHLDV; encoded by the coding sequence TTGAATCAACACGAGCACCAGGGCAACGGGTACACAGCCGAGAACATCAAGGTCTTACGCGGCCTGGAGGGCGTGCGCAAGCGTCCCGCCATGTACGTCCAGGGCGGCACGGGCATAGACGGCTACCATCAGTTGCTCACCGAGATCATCGACAACGCCATCGACGAGACGCTGGCGGGCTACGCCGACACCGTCGAGGTGACCCTCAACCCCGACGGCTCCGCTTCGGTCGCCGACAACGGCCGCGGTATCCCCGTAGACATCATGGAGCGCGAGGGCCGTCCCGCCATAGAGGTCATCTTCACCGAGCTGCACGCCGGCGGCAAGTTCGACGACGGCGCCTACAAGGTGTCGGGCGGACTTCACGGCGTGGGCAGCTCGGTCGTGAACGCGCTCTCGAACTGGTTCGTGGCCGAGGTCTGGCGCGACGGCAAGCACTACCGCATCGGCTTCGAGAACGGCGCCGTGGTGGAACCACTGCACGTGGTGGGCAAGGCCGCGCGCGGCCAAGAGGGTAGCAAGGTGACCTTCCACCCCGACGCTCACGTCTTCAAGGACGTGGAGGGCTTCGACTACTCGCGCGTTCGCCGCCGCCTGCGCGAGCTCTCGTACCTCACCGGCGGGGTCAAGATCGTCCTTTCCGACCTGCGCGGCGCCACCCCGAAGACCGAGACCTTCCATGAAGAGGGCGGGGTGGGCGCGTACGCCGCGTTCCTCGCCCGCGAGGGCACGGCCCTTTACGACAAGCCGGTCGTGCTCAAGGGCACCGCCAGCGTGCCCACGGAGAGCGGCACCCACGACGTCGAGGTCGACGTAGGGCTCACGCACACTACGGGCTACGGCCAGACGGTCCTCACCTACGCCAACATGATCACCAACCGCGACGGCGGCACTCACCTCACGGGCTTCAAGAGCGCGTACACGCGCGTCCTGAACAACTACGCCAGGAACAAGAACCTGATCAAGAAGGGCGACACCCAACCCACGGGCGACGACTTCCTCGAAGGCATCGCGTGCGTGATATCGGTGAAGCTGCCCGAGCCGCAGTTCGAGTCGCAGGCCAAGGTGAAGCTCCTGAACGCCGAGGCGCAGACGGCCGTGAACAGCGTCGTCTACGAGAAGCTCTCGGACGCCCTCGAGGAGAACCCCAAGACCGCTCGCGCCATCATCGAGAAGGCGGCCCAGGCCGCGCGCGCCCGCGAGGCCGCGCGAAAGGCGCGTGACCTCGTACGCCGCGCCAACCCACTGGACAACGACGACCTGCCGGGCAAGCTGGCCGACTGCCAGTCCTCCGACCCGGCCGTCAGCGAGATCTACATAGTGGAGGGCGATTCGGCCGGCGGCACCGCCAAGCAGGGTCGGGAGCGGCGCTTCCAGGCCATCCTGCCGCTAAGGGGCAAGATCCTCAACGTGGAGAAGGCCAATCTCGCCAAGATCCTGAAGAACGCCGAGATCCGCGCCATGATCGCCGCCATCGGCGCCGGCGTCGAAGGCACCGGCGACGATACGCACTTCAACATCGAAGACGTCCGCTACCACCGGATCATCATCATGACCGACGCCGACGTCGACGGCTCACACATCCGCACGCTGCTGCTCACGTTCTTCTACCGCTACATGCGGCCGCTCATCGACGCGGGCTACTTGTATATCGCCCAGCCACCCCTCTACGGGCTGCGGTTCCCGCGCCAGAAGGAACTGCAGTACGTGTACGACGAGGCCGCGTTGGCCGAACTGCAACGCAAGAACAAGGACCGCAAGTTCGAGATCCAGCGCTTCAAGGGTCTGGGCGAGATGAACGCCGAGCAACTCTGGGAGACCACCATGAACCCGGAGACGCGCATCCTCAAGCGCGTGACCATCGACGACGTCCTGGAAGCCAGCGAGACGTTCGAGATCCTCATGGGCACCGAGGTTCCGCCGCGGCGCGAGTTCATCGAGACACACGCGCACCTCGCGCACCTAGACGTCTGA
- a CDS encoding RNHCP domain-containing protein, producing MKRFTGRDVNQGFECVECGAHVPPLQGGGYRNHCPRCLHSLHVDVNPGDRANPCGGVLEPVAVERSAKKGWVIVHRCRSCGAIGRNRAALEDAAFPDDFDVIVALASGSLAP from the coding sequence GTGAAGCGTTTTACTGGCCGCGACGTCAACCAGGGGTTCGAGTGCGTGGAGTGCGGGGCCCACGTGCCTCCCCTCCAGGGCGGCGGCTACCGCAACCACTGCCCGCGCTGCCTGCACTCGCTGCACGTCGACGTCAACCCGGGCGACCGCGCCAACCCCTGTGGAGGAGTGCTCGAGCCCGTGGCCGTCGAGCGCAGCGCCAAGAAGGGTTGGGTCATCGTCCACCGCTGCCGGTCGTGCGGAGCGATCGGGCGGAACCGGGCGGCATTGGAGGACGCGGCCTTCCCCGATGACTTCGACGTCATAGTTGCCCTGGCCAGCGGCAGCCTCGCACCCTGA
- a CDS encoding glutamate-5-semialdehyde dehydrogenase, with the protein MLASASTQTATDQQGAAEGKLAPLLAAARAASRSLPHLDRRAALVAVAEQLRGGSALVLEANAEDVAAERERGTSAPLLDRLTLTAERLESMAVAVLQVADLPDPLGRVLAGWETPNGLRMRRVSVPFGVIGMVYESRPNVTVDAAVLALKAGSAAVLRGSSNALASNRALVSLMRAALEAAGAPADAVQLVDSKDRALVTALLRARGQVDLVIPRGGAGLIRHVVDTARVPVIETGVGNCHVYVDAGADLAAALPIVLNSKVQRPGVCNAMETLLVNEDEAAAFLPSAAAALRAAGVTLYGCERSRELVPGMLPATDAEYAEEFLGLNLAVRVVADLDEALAHVARYGTQHTEVILTSDLARAERFRREVDAAVVIVNASSRFTDGFEFGFGAEIGISTQKLHARGPVGLEQLVTYKYLVDGDGQTRA; encoded by the coding sequence ATGCTCGCCTCCGCGTCCACCCAGACCGCAACCGACCAACAGGGTGCAGCCGAGGGCAAGCTGGCACCCCTCCTGGCCGCCGCGCGTGCCGCCTCGCGCTCGCTGCCCCACCTCGACCGCCGTGCGGCGCTCGTCGCGGTGGCCGAGCAGCTGCGCGGAGGCTCGGCGCTGGTGCTCGAGGCCAACGCCGAGGACGTGGCGGCCGAGCGGGAGCGCGGCACAAGTGCGCCGCTGCTGGACCGGCTAACCCTCACGGCCGAGCGCCTGGAGAGCATGGCCGTCGCCGTGCTCCAGGTAGCCGATCTGCCCGACCCCCTCGGCCGCGTGCTGGCTGGCTGGGAGACACCGAACGGCCTGCGCATGCGGCGCGTGAGCGTGCCGTTCGGGGTCATCGGCATGGTGTACGAGTCGCGGCCCAACGTCACCGTCGACGCCGCGGTGCTCGCACTGAAGGCCGGTAGCGCCGCGGTGCTGCGGGGCTCTTCGAACGCGCTGGCCAGTAATCGCGCCCTGGTCTCGCTCATGCGAGCCGCGCTGGAGGCCGCAGGGGCGCCGGCGGACGCCGTCCAGCTCGTCGACTCCAAGGACCGCGCGTTGGTGACCGCTCTGCTGCGCGCCCGTGGGCAGGTCGACCTGGTCATCCCACGGGGCGGTGCGGGCCTCATCCGTCACGTGGTCGATACGGCGCGCGTCCCGGTCATCGAGACGGGCGTCGGCAACTGCCACGTCTACGTGGACGCGGGTGCCGACCTGGCGGCCGCCCTGCCCATCGTCCTCAATTCCAAGGTGCAGCGCCCTGGCGTGTGCAACGCCATGGAAACCCTTCTCGTCAACGAGGACGAGGCGGCGGCCTTCCTGCCCAGCGCGGCGGCGGCGCTGCGGGCGGCTGGCGTTACGCTCTACGGTTGCGAGCGCTCGCGGGAACTCGTCCCCGGAATGCTGCCCGCCACAGACGCCGAGTATGCCGAGGAGTTCTTGGGCCTTAACCTGGCGGTGCGGGTGGTGGCCGACCTCGATGAGGCGTTGGCGCACGTGGCGCGTTACGGCACGCAACACACCGAGGTGATACTCACCTCGGACCTCGCGCGCGCCGAGCGCTTCAGGCGCGAGGTCGACGCGGCGGTGGTGATCGTCAACGCCTCGTCGCGTTTCACGGACGGCTTCGAGTTCGGTTTCGGCGCCGAGATAGGGATCAGCACGCAAAAACTCCACGCTCGCGGGCCTGTCGGGCTCGAGCAGTTGGTCACCTACAAGTACCTGGTGGACGGCGACGGCCAGACGCGCGCCTGA
- a CDS encoding enoyl-CoA hydratase-related protein, giving the protein MNYDHLKLDEQGGVLRVALDRPDVLNALNLELLEELADALSGPSAQGSVRAVLITGNGRGFCAGADLGSTPVDGDIGKMLEEYYHPVVRAMAALPKPVVAGVNGVAAGAGVALAAACDVRVASANATFTLGFTGIGLALDAGSSYFLARLIGTGRAYELAISNRRVDATEALAIGLVERVISHESYELEIMAVLQTFAQGPTHAYGLIKEELRVAMTNSLEEQLLVEARAQSAAAASRDAREGVLAFKEKRGPRFEGR; this is encoded by the coding sequence ATGAACTACGACCACTTGAAGCTGGATGAGCAGGGCGGCGTCTTGCGCGTCGCCCTTGACCGCCCGGACGTCCTCAACGCCCTCAACCTCGAGCTGCTCGAGGAGCTGGCCGACGCCCTGAGCGGGCCCTCGGCGCAAGGGAGCGTCCGGGCCGTGCTCATCACCGGTAACGGGCGCGGCTTCTGCGCCGGGGCCGACCTCGGCTCCACGCCGGTGGACGGCGACATCGGGAAGATGCTCGAGGAGTACTACCACCCGGTCGTCCGGGCCATGGCGGCGCTGCCCAAGCCCGTGGTGGCGGGCGTCAACGGCGTAGCCGCCGGGGCCGGCGTCGCGCTTGCCGCCGCGTGCGACGTGCGCGTGGCCTCGGCCAACGCCACGTTCACCCTCGGCTTCACGGGTATAGGCCTGGCGCTCGACGCGGGCAGCAGCTACTTCCTCGCGCGCCTGATAGGCACGGGACGGGCGTACGAACTGGCCATCAGCAACCGCCGGGTCGACGCCACCGAGGCCCTCGCCATCGGCCTGGTGGAACGAGTGATCAGCCACGAGAGCTACGAGCTCGAGATCATGGCCGTCCTGCAGACCTTCGCGCAGGGCCCGACCCACGCCTACGGCCTCATCAAGGAGGAGCTGCGGGTCGCCATGACGAACTCGCTCGAGGAACAGCTGCTGGTGGAGGCGCGCGCGCAGTCGGCGGCGGCGGCTTCGCGAGACGCCCGCGAGGGCGTGCTCGCCTTCAAGGAGAAGCGCGGCCCACGGTTCGAGGGTCGCTGA
- a CDS encoding cytochrome c, which translates to MPDERRYLISEKQVRLTVLLGSVGMALTILVLFFLATSRPQGKFVILDGTAFQTQLNSAVDSITGYEDLGGGKARIDINRAMELVVERGVQEPGFFGAAAPAAAGAAPAATGTAAPSTEAAGAPAGGEATQVAAGPDGEALFVSTCSACHQASGQGIPGAFPPLAGTAPELYKASRELPMEIVVFGMQGAITAAGATYNGVMPSHLQMQDDEIAAVLDYVMKAWGNDADLPADYQPYTADEVNEVRGKMLTASEVYDARKAAGLE; encoded by the coding sequence ATGCCTGATGAGCGTAGGTACTTGATCAGCGAGAAGCAGGTGCGCCTGACGGTGCTGCTGGGCAGCGTCGGCATGGCTCTCACCATCCTGGTGCTCTTCTTCCTCGCCACTTCGAGGCCCCAGGGGAAGTTCGTGATCCTGGACGGGACGGCGTTCCAGACCCAGCTCAACTCCGCCGTGGATAGCATCACGGGCTACGAGGACTTGGGCGGCGGGAAGGCCCGCATCGACATCAACCGGGCGATGGAGCTCGTCGTCGAGCGCGGGGTCCAAGAGCCGGGCTTCTTCGGGGCGGCCGCCCCGGCCGCGGCAGGCGCGGCTCCGGCCGCCACGGGCACCGCTGCGCCCTCCACCGAGGCAGCCGGCGCACCGGCCGGCGGAGAGGCTACCCAGGTCGCGGCCGGTCCCGACGGCGAGGCCCTCTTCGTCAGCACCTGCTCGGCCTGCCATCAGGCCTCGGGTCAGGGCATCCCCGGGGCGTTCCCGCCCCTGGCCGGGACTGCCCCCGAGCTCTACAAGGCGAGCCGCGAGCTGCCCATGGAGATCGTCGTCTTCGGCATGCAAGGCGCCATCACCGCGGCCGGCGCCACCTACAACGGCGTCATGCCCTCGCACCTGCAGATGCAGGACGACGAGATAGCGGCCGTCCTCGACTACGTCATGAAGGCCTGGGGCAACGACGCCGACTTGCCCGCCGACTACCAGCCGTACACGGCGGACGAGGTCAACGAGGTGCGCGGCAAGATGCTCACCGCTTCGGAGGTTTACGACGCGCGGAAGGCGGCGGGCCTCGAGTAG
- a CDS encoding SDR family oxidoreductase, producing the protein MTTFAPVTAGLVVVTAAAGGMAGSLVPRLAAHGWRLALTSRPGGERETTQRYEELAADGAELRTFGIDLADPASVSAGFAKIKAEMGAPTALVNLAGRFEGGPAADAGPDAAAVALERSLDSNLRSAVYSAAAVLPDMLAAGAGAIVAVGAAAAIDPAPKTVAYAVGKGALAAYFRSLAAQVAGNGVSVGLLLPQGALDTPGNRAAMPKADPDKWISAEAFCDAVEFLLSRPPRGFVHELPLGVR; encoded by the coding sequence GTGACTACTTTTGCACCCGTGACAGCTGGGCTCGTCGTCGTCACCGCAGCAGCGGGTGGCATGGCGGGCTCGCTCGTTCCTCGGCTGGCCGCGCACGGTTGGCGGCTTGCCCTGACGTCCAGGCCCGGCGGCGAGCGCGAGACCACCCAACGCTACGAGGAGCTGGCGGCCGACGGCGCCGAGCTGCGCACGTTCGGCATCGACCTCGCCGACCCGGCCTCGGTGAGTGCCGGCTTCGCCAAGATCAAGGCCGAGATGGGCGCGCCGACGGCTTTGGTCAACCTGGCCGGTCGCTTCGAGGGCGGGCCGGCAGCGGACGCCGGACCAGATGCCGCGGCGGTGGCGCTCGAGCGCTCGTTGGACAGCAACTTGCGGAGCGCGGTCTACAGCGCGGCCGCCGTGCTGCCCGACATGCTGGCCGCGGGTGCCGGCGCCATCGTTGCGGTCGGCGCCGCCGCCGCCATCGACCCCGCGCCCAAGACGGTCGCCTACGCGGTGGGCAAGGGAGCCCTGGCGGCCTACTTCCGCTCCCTGGCCGCTCAGGTCGCCGGGAACGGGGTGAGCGTGGGCCTGCTGTTGCCGCAGGGGGCGCTGGACACCCCGGGTAACCGGGCAGCGATGCCGAAGGCGGACCCGGACAAGTGGATCTCGGCCGAGGCGTTCTGCGACGCCGTCGAGTTCCTGCTCAGCCGGCCGCCTCGCGGCTTCGTGCACGAGCTCCCGTTAGGGGTGCGGTAA